A window from bacterium encodes these proteins:
- a CDS encoding DoxX family protein, which yields MNILLWVLQAVLALQAFAGGAYKIFKFDDIAQMPVMAALPRSGWGAVGVLEMVCAVLLIVPAATKWMPVLTPIAAAVLVLESLALAGLYGRHSLQLSAANPLVYVLVGAALAAVVAYGRYAFLPKI from the coding sequence ATGAACATCCTCTTATGGGTCCTCCAAGCCGTCCTCGCCCTGCAGGCCTTTGCCGGGGGGGCCTACAAAATCTTCAAGTTCGACGACATCGCGCAGATGCCGGTGATGGCCGCACTCCCGCGCAGCGGATGGGGAGCGGTCGGCGTGCTTGAAATGGTGTGCGCGGTCCTGCTCATCGTTCCGGCCGCCACGAAGTGGATGCCGGTCCTGACCCCGATCGCTGCCGCCGTGCTCGTGCTGGAAAGCCTTGCCCTCGCCGGCCTGTACGGGCGGCACTCGCTACAGCTGAGCGCTGCCAACCCGCTGGTCTATGTCCTCGTGGGGGCTGCACTGGCGGCGGTCGTGGCCTACGGGCGGTACGCGTTCTTGCCGAAGATCTAA
- a CDS encoding class I SAM-dependent methyltransferase → MESLPVTKRDSSSSPLIRNISDTARWAAWCRAVESERPDAHFNDHLAKRLAGDRGAAIEEAMSKGRGSTVASLVVRTVSFDKMILDRISEGGIDTVVNLAAGLDTRPHRLTLPRDLRWIEVDLPNLVSYKDACLANEPGACRIERVALDLSEAESRQKLLASIGEASNGVLVLTEGLLLYLDPAMVTELATDLAGVPGYQTWLMDLLHPAMLPFVVRSWNTQEAGSSNVPRFAPEGGAEFFQPYGWTLHHWVSALEEAERLNRPISPAGVTLTDAQREASRTMNTYVRLDRART, encoded by the coding sequence ATGGAGAGCCTTCCCGTGACAAAACGTGACTCATCCAGTTCCCCCCTCATCCGTAATATTTCAGACACCGCCCGATGGGCGGCATGGTGCCGGGCCGTGGAGAGCGAACGACCGGATGCACACTTCAACGATCACCTTGCCAAGCGCCTTGCAGGTGATAGGGGGGCAGCCATCGAGGAGGCCATGAGCAAGGGACGGGGGTCCACGGTGGCCTCCCTGGTCGTTCGGACTGTATCGTTCGACAAGATGATCCTGGATCGCATCTCGGAAGGGGGGATCGATACCGTCGTCAACCTGGCAGCCGGACTCGACACCCGCCCCCATCGGCTTACCTTGCCCCGGGATCTTCGGTGGATCGAGGTCGACCTTCCGAACCTTGTCTCCTACAAGGATGCCTGTCTGGCAAATGAGCCTGGCGCATGCAGGATTGAGCGCGTCGCCCTCGACTTGTCGGAGGCTGAATCCAGGCAAAAGCTCTTGGCTTCGATAGGCGAAGCCTCGAATGGCGTCCTGGTGCTGACCGAGGGGTTGCTTCTTTACCTGGATCCCGCGATGGTCACGGAGCTTGCTACCGATTTGGCGGGCGTACCCGGGTACCAAACTTGGCTGATGGACCTGCTTCACCCGGCGATGCTTCCCTTCGTCGTCCGTAGCTGGAACACCCAAGAGGCCGGGTCATCGAACGTGCCTCGGTTCGCTCCCGAAGGAGGTGCCGAGTTCTTCCAACCTTACGGCTGGACCTTGCACCACTGGGTCAGCGCCTTGGAGGAAGCGGAACGCCTCAACCGGCCAATCTCCCCAGCTGGGGTAACCCTGACGGACGCTCAGCGTGAGGCGTCCCGGACGATGAACACGTACGTTCGTCTCGATAGGGCCAGGACGTAG
- a CDS encoding YnfA family protein: MTILKTTTLFLLTACAEIVGCYLPYLWLKHGKSAWLLVPAAASLALFAWLLTLHPSGAAGRIYAAYGGVYVATALVWMWLVEKQSPDRWDLIGVAVTLTGMAIIAFAPRVVR, encoded by the coding sequence CTTACGGCCTGTGCAGAGATAGTGGGCTGCTACTTACCATACCTCTGGCTGAAACACGGTAAATCCGCCTGGTTACTCGTACCAGCGGCTGCGAGCCTCGCGCTGTTCGCCTGGCTTCTAACGCTACACCCGTCAGGCGCTGCGGGAAGAATCTACGCGGCTTACGGCGGGGTGTACGTGGCCACGGCACTCGTCTGGATGTGGCTTGTCGAGAAGCAGAGCCCCGACCGCTGGGACCTGATTGGCGTTGCAGTCACCCTGACGGGGATGGCCATTATCGCCTTCGCCCCGAGAGTCGTCAGATGA